In Afipia sp. GAS231, a single window of DNA contains:
- a CDS encoding murein L,D-transpeptidase — translation MRDCSTNRAGFDRVLMAVAATFLAVSATSALAAQSDTPRASAAELAIDAAVPRPEPANVPPPSAGDFKTDTTASVPDAVKATEPSTAAKAVEPKIEAKPAEVVTTPAATTNDTATPPAATATAPAAEPVKAASNVAPADQPVADKLRDMFGGKSMRYFDRKAERAAVEKFYSTREYAPLWTQAGQLTASAKGVIARLKDAAAEGLNAADYPLPDFAAATSPDQLADADLKLTDSMLDYARQAQSGRMHWSQVSADIQYPEHPTDTAEVLANISTAKDASAALDSYNPPHKLYKELKAKLAELRGLGDGPVVQIADGPALAFKAGTKKQPGVAVEDPRVPQLRAKLGITENADDTHYDAKVAEAVRKFQESAELKPTGVLDERTVKAINSPKRDRQIDTVIVNMERWRWLPRQLGASNMGNAYVILNIPDYTLKVMQNGAQVWTTRVVTGKPGQHATPLLTETMKYITVNPTWNVPPSIVYGEYLPALQQDPTVLQRMGLKLERNSDGSIHISQPPGEANALGRIRFNFPNKFLVYQHDTPDKNLFAKEDRAFSHGCMRVQYPDQYAATLLGIAMPEKNYTPEKIRSMYGSGEIDLKFPTPIPVNITYQTAFVDDAGKLQIRKDVYGRDATMLSLLKGGRSKDLENMVAHSQPGYARPAGSTLPPGVSFASDTSSSGPSFFERLFGGGQRTPPAPIGRKPQRVITR, via the coding sequence ATGCGTGACTGTTCGACCAACCGTGCTGGATTTGACCGCGTCTTGATGGCCGTCGCGGCAACCTTCCTCGCGGTTTCCGCGACCTCGGCTCTGGCAGCCCAGTCGGACACGCCGCGCGCCAGTGCCGCCGAGCTCGCAATCGATGCGGCAGTCCCTCGTCCCGAACCCGCGAACGTCCCGCCGCCCTCGGCCGGCGATTTCAAGACCGATACCACCGCGTCGGTACCCGATGCAGTAAAGGCGACCGAGCCGAGCACCGCCGCAAAGGCAGTCGAGCCCAAGATTGAAGCCAAGCCGGCTGAAGTCGTTACGACGCCGGCCGCCACGACCAACGACACCGCGACGCCGCCGGCTGCGACCGCCACGGCACCCGCCGCCGAGCCGGTGAAGGCTGCGAGCAATGTGGCCCCGGCCGATCAGCCGGTCGCCGACAAACTGCGCGACATGTTCGGCGGCAAGTCGATGCGCTATTTCGACCGCAAGGCAGAACGCGCGGCCGTCGAGAAGTTCTACTCGACCCGCGAATACGCGCCACTGTGGACCCAGGCGGGTCAATTGACCGCCAGCGCCAAGGGCGTGATTGCCCGGCTGAAGGACGCTGCCGCCGAAGGCTTGAACGCAGCCGACTATCCGCTGCCGGATTTCGCGGCTGCCACCTCGCCGGACCAGCTCGCCGACGCCGATCTGAAGCTGACCGACAGCATGCTGGACTATGCGCGCCAGGCGCAGAGCGGCCGCATGCACTGGTCGCAGGTTTCGGCCGACATTCAATATCCCGAGCATCCGACCGATACCGCCGAAGTGCTGGCCAACATCTCGACCGCCAAGGACGCTTCCGCAGCACTCGACAGCTACAACCCGCCGCACAAGCTCTACAAGGAACTGAAGGCGAAGCTCGCCGAATTGCGCGGCCTGGGCGATGGGCCGGTGGTGCAGATCGCCGACGGTCCGGCGCTGGCGTTCAAGGCCGGCACCAAGAAGCAGCCGGGTGTCGCGGTGGAAGATCCGCGCGTGCCGCAACTGCGCGCCAAGCTCGGCATCACCGAGAACGCCGACGACACCCATTACGACGCCAAGGTCGCCGAGGCGGTGCGCAAATTCCAGGAGAGCGCCGAGCTGAAGCCCACCGGCGTGCTCGACGAGCGCACCGTCAAGGCGATCAACAGCCCGAAGCGTGACAGGCAGATCGACACCGTCATCGTCAACATGGAGCGCTGGCGCTGGCTGCCGCGCCAGCTTGGCGCGTCGAATATGGGCAACGCGTACGTCATCCTGAACATTCCGGACTACACGCTGAAGGTGATGCAGAACGGCGCCCAGGTCTGGACCACCCGCGTGGTGACCGGAAAGCCGGGCCAGCACGCCACGCCGCTGCTGACGGAAACGATGAAGTACATCACCGTCAACCCGACCTGGAACGTACCGCCCTCGATCGTCTACGGCGAATACCTGCCGGCCTTGCAGCAGGACCCGACCGTACTGCAGCGCATGGGCCTCAAGCTCGAGCGTAACAGCGACGGCAGCATCCACATTTCGCAGCCGCCCGGCGAGGCCAACGCGCTCGGCCGTATCCGCTTCAACTTCCCGAACAAGTTCCTGGTCTATCAGCACGACACCCCGGACAAGAACCTGTTCGCCAAGGAAGACCGCGCCTTCAGCCACGGCTGCATGCGGGTGCAGTATCCGGATCAGTACGCCGCGACGCTGCTGGGCATCGCCATGCCGGAGAAGAACTACACGCCGGAAAAAATCCGCAGCATGTACGGCTCGGGCGAGATTGATCTCAAGTTCCCGACGCCGATCCCGGTCAACATCACCTACCAGACCGCGTTCGTGGACGACGCCGGCAAGCTGCAGATCCGCAAGGACGTCTATGGCCGCGACGCCACCATGCTGTCGCTGCTCAAGGGCGGCCGCAGCAAGGATCTGGAAAACATGGTCGCACATTCGCAGCCCGGCTACGCGCGCCCGGCGGGCTCCACCCTGCCGCCCGGCGTCAGCTTCGCCAGCGACACCTCTTCTTCCGGTCCGTCGTTCTTCGAACGGCTGTTCGGGGGTGGCCAGCGGACGCCGCCCGCACCGATCGGCCGCAAGCCGCAGCGGGTTATCACCCGTTAA